GATAATAAATGGTATTTCGCATTTAAAGATTCTGCTGAAGAGCATGAGATTAATCTCGACTATAACAGTAATCTAGATAACTCTTTAATGATGTTTATAAACTATAAAATTTTTGATTCGAAGTATCATTTTTTAGGAGCTACTGGAATTGGTCATAAAATATCTTATATAGACGGTATGTTAAAGCGTTTCCGAGAAGAGTATAAATTTAAAGTATGTTTTTTAAGTGAAGAGGGTAATGTCGTTTTAGCTGAAAGAAGTCAGAAACACATACAAAGAATTCAAGAAGATCCCCAGTGGTTAAAAGTAAAGGATGATATTTTATCATCAAGCTCAAAACTTTTAAAATATAAACGCAACTCAGAAGAGTATATTTTAAAAACAAAATATATTCCGGAGTTACACCTTTATTTACTCGTTGAAGCCAAGATCAATGATTTTACGGAAAATGCACACCAAGCTTTTTATCTAAATGTATCGATATCACTCTTTTTTACCTTGATTGTTACAGTAATTATTTTACTGACAATAAAAAAATACAACAAAACACTCTCTTTCATGGCTCAGCATGACCCATTGACTGAATTGTACAATCGTCGTTCTTTTGAAGATAAGATGAAATATTTACACCAGTTGAGCAAGCGTAACAAAGAACCACTCTCATTCTTATTTTTAGATATGGATAATTTTAAACATATAAATGACAAATATGGACACAGTGTTGGTGATGAAGTCTTAAAACGTGTTGCAGAGATATTACAGCAGCATGTAAGACAAACAGATGTTGTAGCTCGCTGGGGTGGCGAAGAATTCATAGTAGCACTTAGTACTCACTTGGAAAATGCACAAAAAATAGCTGAAAAACTAAGAATAGCCATCAATACAGATATTGTATTAAATGAGTTAGTTGAAGAAGATGTAACTTCCAGTCTAGGGATCACAGCGTGTAAGGAAGATGAACCTTTAGAACATGTAATAGTGCGTGTTGACAATGCAATGTATGAAGCAAAAAGAAGCGGAAAAAACAGAGTAATTTCGCTCTAAATAAACTTCTTATTTTGGTTTACATGCATCACTGCTTTGACAAGTAGAAATACTGACAGATGAACAGATGTTCTTTTGCAGTAAGGCATTGATTTTCTTGATATCAAAACCGCAAATTTTTTCCTCGCCTATCACAAGTAAAGGTCTTTTGATAAGTATAGGTTCCTGAATCATCTGTTCGACAAGCTGCTCGATGGAGAGCAGGTGTGGATCTAACTCTTTATTTTTTATTTTCGGTGCAAAAGGATTGAAAATATCCTCTTTCTCTCTACCCTCAAAAAACTCTTTTAACAACTCTTTTGTCCATGGATAGGACAACATGTTTTCTGTTTTGTAAGAGATGTTATAAAGTTCCAAAAGCTTTTTTTGTTTAGCATTGCCTGCACAGCCAGGTTTTTCAAAAAATGTTATTTCCATTTTATGCCTGCTCCCAAGGTGCAGCTTCACCGACAACTCTAAAGACAGGATTGTTTACTGCTGCACATACATCTTTCGCCAAGTTTTCTAAACCGCCATAAGCTCCGTAACTTACTTTTTTCTCCTGGTTTACATCCACAAACGAGACTTTTTTCTTGATAGCTGTATAGAGACTACGTCCACCTGCTAGTAGAATATCTACATTATGCTCATCTATGAGTTTTCCCTGTTCTTGCGCAGGAACCTTCATTAAAATATCTACATACTGTTTTGCAATCTCTACATCTTCGAGTGTCGCTTTTCTGACACTTGTCGCAATAACGTTAATGC
This Sulfurimonas sp. C5 DNA region includes the following protein-coding sequences:
- a CDS encoding sensor domain-containing diguanylate cyclase, producing the protein MKSSNNFKVLFIVSGLLLILSLSLSLINYIISLNSVQKELVNRALPLSVDNIYTEIQTHLIEPNLISSMMASDTFVKDWLINEEDNSDKITSYLETIRNKYGLFVTFLVSEKTKNYYTQKGFLESLDNNKTDNKWYFAFKDSAEEHEINLDYNSNLDNSLMMFINYKIFDSKYHFLGATGIGHKISYIDGMLKRFREEYKFKVCFLSEEGNVVLAERSQKHIQRIQEDPQWLKVKDDILSSSSKLLKYKRNSEEYILKTKYIPELHLYLLVEAKINDFTENAHQAFYLNVSISLFFTLIVTVIILLTIKKYNKTLSFMAQHDPLTELYNRRSFEDKMKYLHQLSKRNKEPLSFLFLDMDNFKHINDKYGHSVGDEVLKRVAEILQQHVRQTDVVARWGGEEFIVALSTHLENAQKIAEKLRIAINTDIVLNELVEEDVTSSLGITACKEDEPLEHVIVRVDNAMYEAKRSGKNRVISL
- a CDS encoding ArsC/Spx/MgsR family protein, with the translated sequence MEITFFEKPGCAGNAKQKKLLELYNISYKTENMLSYPWTKELLKEFFEGREKEDIFNPFAPKIKNKELDPHLLSIEQLVEQMIQEPILIKRPLLVIGEEKICGFDIKKINALLQKNICSSVSISTCQSSDACKPK